From a region of the Zingiber officinale cultivar Zhangliang chromosome 4B, Zo_v1.1, whole genome shotgun sequence genome:
- the LOC121974286 gene encoding 40S ribosomal protein S15-like, whose product MADASDAVDVGGAPKKRTFRKFSYRGVDLDQLLDMGLDELVKLFGARARRRFQRGLKRKPMALIKKLRKAKRDAPPGEKPEPVRTHLRNMIIVPEMIGSIIGVYNGKTFNQVEIKPEMIGHYLAEFSISYKPVKHGRPGIGATHSSRFIPLK is encoded by the exons ATG GCGGATGCTTCAGATGCCGTGGACGTCGGAGGGGCTCCCAAGAAGAGAACCTTCAGGAAGTTTTCTTATCGCGGAGTCGATCTCGATCAGCTCCTTGACATGGGCCTCGACGAGCTCGTCAAGCTCTTCGGTGCACGTGCTCGCAGAAG GTTTCAGAGGGGATTGAAGAGAAAGCCAATGGCTTTGATTAAGAAGCTTCGCAAAGCT AAACGAGATGCGCCTCCTGGTGAGAAGCCTGAGCCCGTGAGGACGCATCTTAGGAACATGATAATAGTTCCAGAGATGATTGGGAGCATCATTGGTGTCTACAATGGAAAAACTTTCAACCAGGTTGAGATAAAG CCCGAAATGATTGGTCACTACTTGGCCGAGTTCTCCATCTCATACAAGCCTGTGAAGCACGGAAGACCTGGTATTGGTGCCACGCACTCCTCCAGGTTCATCCCACTGAAGTAA